A window from Enterocloster bolteae encodes these proteins:
- a CDS encoding ATP-dependent helicase has product MAFNDAQKTAIRHREGPMLVLAGPGSGKTTVITNRVRYLTEKAGVDPSHILVITFTRAAAREMKERYEQIAQAGCSRVSFGTFHSVFFLILKLAYRYKAADIVREEQRIQYMKEMLVKCDLEVEDEGEFISSVLSEISMVKGELMDMDHYYAKNCSEDMFRQLYRGYEARLRQNRLLDFDDMLVMCYELFKERKDILSAWQDKYRYILIDEFQDINRIQYEIVKMLALPGNNLFIVGDDDQSIYRFRGAKPELMLGFERDYPDAKKILLDTNYRCSRQIVEAAGRVISHNRTRFPKEIKAARGNGHPVIIKAWQEPMDETLGIVTEIRDYASMGISYNDMAVLYRTNVGPRLLISKLMEYNIPFYMRDAVPNLYEHWIAGNVISYIRAALGDLSRSNVLQIINRPKRYVSRDALEGQQVSWESVKSFYQDKNWMMDRIEQLEYDLAMLRNMAPAAAVNYIRKAVEYDEYIREYAQSRRMKPEELFEVLDQLQESAAGFKTYEHWFIHMEEYKEQLKKQAADRDAQRQGVSLMTMHSAKGLEFRVVYILDANEGVTPHHKAVLDPDVEEERRMFYVAMTRAKERLHIYHVKERYRKKQAISRFAEEAEG; this is encoded by the coding sequence ATGGCATTTAACGACGCACAAAAAACGGCAATCCGGCACAGGGAAGGTCCTATGCTGGTTTTGGCAGGACCCGGTTCCGGCAAGACGACAGTCATCACCAACCGGGTCCGTTATCTTACGGAAAAAGCAGGCGTGGATCCCTCCCATATTCTGGTAATCACATTTACCAGGGCAGCGGCCAGGGAAATGAAGGAGCGCTATGAACAGATTGCACAGGCAGGATGCAGCCGGGTTTCCTTCGGGACCTTTCATTCTGTCTTTTTTCTGATTCTCAAACTGGCTTACCGGTATAAGGCCGCAGACATTGTAAGGGAAGAACAGCGCATTCAGTACATGAAGGAAATGCTGGTAAAATGCGATTTGGAAGTTGAGGATGAAGGGGAGTTCATATCCTCTGTGCTCAGTGAAATCAGCATGGTGAAGGGCGAACTCATGGACATGGACCATTATTATGCAAAAAACTGTTCTGAGGATATGTTCAGACAGCTGTACCGGGGCTATGAAGCACGGCTGAGACAGAACCGGCTGCTGGATTTTGACGACATGCTGGTGATGTGCTATGAGCTGTTTAAGGAAAGAAAAGATATACTGTCTGCATGGCAGGACAAATACAGGTACATATTAATTGATGAGTTCCAGGATATAAACCGGATTCAGTATGAGATTGTGAAAATGCTGGCTCTTCCCGGAAACAACCTGTTCATCGTCGGGGATGACGACCAGTCCATTTACCGGTTCCGCGGGGCAAAGCCGGAGCTGATGCTGGGCTTTGAGCGGGATTATCCCGATGCAAAAAAGATTCTCCTGGACACCAATTACCGGTGCAGCCGCCAGATTGTGGAGGCTGCGGGGCGGGTTATCTCACACAACAGGACCCGTTTTCCAAAGGAGATCAAGGCGGCAAGAGGGAACGGACATCCGGTCATCATAAAGGCATGGCAGGAACCTATGGACGAAACTCTGGGAATCGTCACGGAAATACGTGACTATGCCTCCATGGGTATCTCCTACAATGACATGGCGGTGCTCTACCGGACCAACGTGGGGCCGCGGCTGCTGATTTCCAAGCTCATGGAATACAACATACCTTTTTACATGAGGGATGCGGTGCCAAATCTGTATGAGCACTGGATAGCCGGAAATGTAATCTCCTATATCCGGGCCGCATTAGGAGATCTGAGCCGTTCCAATGTGCTTCAAATCATCAACCGTCCCAAGCGCTACGTCAGCCGGGATGCCCTGGAGGGCCAGCAGGTCAGCTGGGAGTCGGTGAAATCCTTTTACCAGGATAAGAACTGGATGATGGACCGGATTGAGCAGCTGGAATATGATTTGGCGATGTTAAGGAACATGGCTCCGGCTGCAGCTGTCAATTATATCCGGAAGGCAGTGGAGTACGATGAGTATATCCGGGAATATGCCCAGTCCAGAAGGATGAAGCCGGAGGAACTCTTTGAGGTACTGGACCAGCTTCAGGAGAGCGCAGCCGGCTTTAAGACGTATGAACACTGGTTTATCCATATGGAGGAATACAAGGAACAGCTTAAGAAACAGGCGGCAGACAGGGATGCGCAGCGCCAGGGCGTCAGCCTTATGACCATGCACAGCGCCAAGGGACTGGAATTCCGGGTGGTCTATATCCTGGATGCCAATGAAGGCGTCACGCCCCATCACAAGGCGGTTCTGGATCCGGATGTGGAGGAAGAACGCAGAATGTTCTATGTGGCTATGACAAGGGCAAAGGAGAGGCTCCATATTTACCATGTGAAGGAGCGGTACCGCAAGAAACAGGCAATATCAAGGTTTGCAGAGGAGGCAGAGGGATGA
- a CDS encoding cob(I)yrinic acid a,c-diamide adenosyltransferase, whose amino-acid sequence MNETGLVQIYCGDGKGKTTAAIGAAVRAAGRGYRVLVARLLKTDDSGEVNGLVHIPGITVLPCDQNFGFSWNMTQSQRKAAALYYDHCLLTAWNMALGAGGEEPYDMLVLDEAIGACNLGFVDESGLIKALKEKPASLEVILTGRCPSEALQEQADYITEMVMRRHPYERGIGAREGIEY is encoded by the coding sequence ATGAATGAAACGGGGCTGGTCCAGATCTATTGCGGAGATGGAAAGGGAAAGACCACGGCAGCTATAGGTGCGGCTGTGCGGGCTGCCGGACGGGGATACCGGGTACTGGTGGCCAGGCTGCTTAAGACGGATGATTCGGGGGAGGTCAATGGCCTGGTCCATATACCCGGCATTACAGTGCTGCCCTGCGACCAGAACTTCGGTTTTTCCTGGAACATGACCCAGTCCCAGCGGAAGGCAGCTGCACTGTATTATGACCACTGTCTACTGACGGCCTGGAACATGGCCCTGGGGGCGGGCGGGGAGGAACCATATGACATGCTGGTGCTGGATGAAGCCATTGGAGCCTGCAATCTGGGGTTTGTGGACGAGTCCGGGCTGATAAAGGCCCTTAAAGAAAAACCGGCTTCCCTGGAGGTCATCCTCACAGGGCGCTGTCCCTCAGAGGCCCTGCAGGAGCAGGCGGACTATATCACAGAGATGGTTATGAGGCGCCATCCCTACGAGAGGGGAATCGGAGCAAGGGAAGGAATCGAATATTAG
- a CDS encoding DUF1292 domain-containing protein has product MADEKELNEEEQEMTVTLTLDDDTEVECVVLTVFNAGEHEYIALLPMEGADSEEGEVYLYRYSETEDGTPNLDNIEDDDEYEIVAEAFDELLDAQEYDELVGEDEEE; this is encoded by the coding sequence ATGGCAGATGAGAAAGAGCTGAATGAAGAAGAGCAGGAGATGACAGTGACCCTTACTCTGGATGATGATACAGAAGTGGAGTGCGTGGTGCTGACCGTTTTTAACGCGGGAGAGCACGAATACATTGCCCTTCTGCCTATGGAGGGCGCTGACTCAGAGGAAGGCGAGGTATATCTGTACCGCTATAGCGAGACTGAGGACGGAACCCCTAACCTGGACAATATCGAGGATGACGATGAGTACGAAATCGTGGCTGAAGCATTTGACGAACTTCTGGATGCCCAGGAATACGACGAGCTGGTTGGTGAGGACGAGGAAGAATAA
- a CDS encoding response regulator transcription factor has product MDTLKILVVDDEARMRKLVKDFLTNKGFAVIEAGDGEEAVDVFFAQKDIALVLLDVMMPKMDGWEVLRTIRKYSQVPVIMLTARSEERDELQGFSLGVDEYISKPFSPKILVARVEAILRRTNVASTDSVNVGGICIDKAAHQVTIDGQEIDLSFKEFELLTYFVENQGIALSREKILNNVWNYDYFGDARTIDTHVKKLRSKMGEKGEYIKTIWGMGYKFEVSEG; this is encoded by the coding sequence ATGGATACACTTAAGATATTAGTAGTGGACGACGAAGCCAGAATGAGAAAGCTGGTAAAGGATTTTCTCACCAATAAAGGGTTTGCAGTCATAGAGGCAGGCGACGGCGAGGAGGCAGTGGACGTATTCTTTGCGCAAAAGGACATTGCACTGGTTCTTCTGGATGTAATGATGCCGAAAATGGACGGCTGGGAAGTTCTGAGGACCATCCGCAAATATTCCCAGGTACCGGTTATCATGCTGACAGCCAGAAGCGAGGAGCGTGACGAGCTCCAGGGCTTTTCCCTGGGAGTGGACGAGTATATATCAAAGCCCTTCAGCCCCAAGATTCTGGTGGCACGGGTGGAGGCCATTCTTAGGAGGACCAATGTGGCCTCTACGGACAGCGTGAATGTGGGAGGAATCTGCATTGATAAGGCGGCCCATCAGGTCACCATTGACGGACAGGAGATTGATCTGAGCTTTAAGGAGTTTGAGCTTCTCACCTACTTTGTGGAAAATCAGGGAATCGCCCTTTCCAGGGAAAAGATTCTGAATAATGTGTGGAATTATGACTACTTTGGAGATGCCCGTACCATAGACACCCATGTAAAGAAGCTGCGCAGCAAAATGGGGGAAAAAGGAGAATATATCAAGACCATATGGGGCATGGGCTATAAATTTGAGGTGAGCGAAGGATGA
- a CDS encoding sensor histidine kinase, protein MKHSIRVKFTMIFIGLMAAVLVSMWAVNSFFLESFYTKQKLQLLENAYENLNAIAVDKEFLGENITEDLQSLYSNDGEQTEASRLLRLMNDKYNTTIVIQDSITGELIPLAKDGKFLADALHRYILGIIDPRTETLISQDDHQVQKIYDRRSQGYYLQSWGFFDDNRTMFIMSMPLASIHDSVSISNEFLAYVGLAALVLGSALMYYATKKVVSPIRSLAALSARMSELDFEARYTGDSEDEIGVLGHSMNTLSERLKDTIGELKTANNELQKDIEEKIKIDETRKEFIANVSHELKTPIALIQGYAEGLTEGMAEDEDSRNYYCEVIMDEAGKMNKMVKQLLTLTALEFGNDMPVMERFDITALIRGILASAGILLQQKEARVVFEQKEPVWVWADEFKIEEVITNYLNNAMNHLDGERQITISIFREGDQVRITVFNTGQHIPEEDLDNLWTKFYKVDKARTREYGGSGIGLSIVKAIMDSHNKSCGVENVDGGVEFWFTVDSGV, encoded by the coding sequence ATGAAGCATTCCATAAGAGTAAAATTCACCATGATATTCATTGGTCTGATGGCAGCAGTGCTGGTCAGCATGTGGGCGGTGAACAGCTTTTTTCTGGAGAGCTTCTATACCAAACAAAAGCTGCAGCTTTTGGAAAATGCCTATGAAAATCTGAATGCCATTGCTGTGGACAAGGAGTTCCTGGGCGAGAATATCACGGAAGATTTGCAGAGCCTGTACTCAAACGACGGGGAGCAGACAGAAGCCAGCCGTCTCTTGCGGCTCATGAACGACAAATATAATACGACCATCGTGATTCAGGACAGCATTACCGGAGAGCTGATTCCGCTGGCAAAGGACGGAAAATTCCTGGCAGATGCTCTCCACCGCTATATATTAGGAATCATCGACCCCAGGACGGAGACCCTGATATCCCAGGACGACCATCAGGTGCAGAAGATATATGACAGACGGTCACAGGGATATTACCTCCAGAGCTGGGGTTTTTTTGACGATAACAGAACCATGTTTATCATGTCCATGCCCCTGGCCAGCATTCACGACAGCGTAAGCATATCCAATGAGTTCCTGGCTTATGTGGGACTTGCTGCCCTTGTGCTGGGAAGCGCCCTCATGTACTATGCAACCAAAAAGGTGGTGTCGCCCATACGTTCCCTTGCAGCGCTGTCCGCCCGAATGTCGGAGCTGGATTTTGAGGCGCGCTACACAGGGGATTCGGAGGATGAGATTGGAGTTCTGGGCCACAGCATGAATACATTGTCGGAACGGCTTAAGGATACCATTGGTGAGCTTAAGACAGCCAATAACGAGCTGCAAAAGGACATTGAGGAAAAGATAAAAATTGATGAAACCCGCAAGGAGTTTATTGCCAATGTGTCCCATGAGCTTAAGACCCCCATTGCCCTGATACAGGGATATGCAGAGGGGCTGACTGAGGGCATGGCGGAGGATGAGGACAGCCGGAATTACTACTGTGAGGTCATCATGGACGAAGCCGGAAAGATGAATAAGATGGTGAAGCAGCTCCTGACCCTGACCGCCCTGGAATTCGGCAACGACATGCCTGTGATGGAACGGTTTGATATCACAGCCCTGATCCGCGGCATCCTGGCATCAGCCGGCATTCTGCTGCAGCAAAAGGAGGCCCGGGTTGTATTTGAACAGAAGGAGCCTGTATGGGTGTGGGCGGATGAGTTTAAGATAGAGGAGGTCATCACCAACTACCTGAACAATGCCATGAATCACCTGGACGGGGAGCGGCAAATTACTATCAGCATATTCAGGGAAGGGGACCAGGTACGCATCACGGTATTTAACACAGGGCAGCATATACCCGAGGAGGATCTGGATAATCTTTGGACCAAGTTCTACAAAGTGGATAAGGCAAGGACCAGGGAATACGGAGGCAGCGGCATCGGACTTTCCATTGTCAAGGCAATCATGGATTCACACAACAAATCCTGCGGTGTTGAAAATGTGGACGGGGGGGTGGAGTTCTGGTTTACAGTGGACAGCGGGGTATAA